The genomic segment CGGGCCCTTGACTTCCAGAAACCCCGCCCCGCGGCGCACGGCACAGCCCATGGCTTCCAGCACGTCGACGAAGCGGGCGTCGGGCTGCAGCGAGTCGACGCCGACGTTGCATACCCGAACGCGGCCGCCGGTCAGCGCGGCCAAGGTCAGGAAATAGCAAGCGGTGGAGGCGTCGGCTTCCAGCGTGAACGCGCGGCCTCGATACACGCGGGGCGCCACGTGCAGCGTCGTATATTCGCTGTCGTGGGCAACGTCCACGCCGAACGCCCGCATCAGGGCGATGGTGATGCCGACGTACGCGGGCTGCACCAAGCCGTCGCTGACCTGAATGTGCACTGGGGCGCGGGCATACGGTGCGCCCAGGAGCAGGCCGCTGACGAACTGGCTGGAAATGTTGCCGGAGACTACCGCCGAACCGCCCGGCAGCCCCGCCGTGACGCGCAAGGGAAACTGGCCGGGAACGGAGACGTAATCAACCCGAGCCCCCAGCTGCCGCAGCGCGTCCACCAGGGGCACGATGGGCCGACGGCGCAGCTGTTCGCTGCCGTCGACGATCCACTGGCCTTCCGGCGCGGCCGCCAGCACCGGAGGCAAGAAGCGGGCCAAGGTACCCGCGGACCCGACGTATAGCGTGCCTTCGGTCACCGGCCAGCGCCCGCCGCAGCCGCGCACGTGCACCGTCGTGCCGTCTACCTGCACCGCCACGCCCAGCTGCCGCAGCACCTGAACCGCCCAGTAGCTGTCGTCGCTGCGCAGCACGCCCGTCAGCGTCGAGTCGCCCTCGGCCAGCGCGGCCACCAGCAGCGCCCGGTTCGTGAAGCTTTTCGACCCGGGCACGACGATGTCCGCGTCCACGGGCGCCGGCGGCGGCGAGACGACGGCGATGGATCCCGGAGGTTGCCAAGACCAAGGCGATCGGGTCATGGTTGACAAGTTCACGCCCGGGCATGAAATTCCTCCGCGGGCTACCGGCGCCAGCGGCGCCGCATTTTGACGGTTCGCGGCGGCGATAAAGAGCGCTCCGAGACGCAAACTACGCGTGGACCCGGCTACATCACCCTGAGGAGGAGGTCTGTGCGTGTCGCACCAGCTGAAGGCCCATGAGTTTCTGCACATCCAGGAGCACGTCCGCTCCGAGGCCGCCTTGGCGCACAAGCTGCAGGCTCTGGCGCAGCAGTGCCGCGATCCGGAGCTGCGCAGCTTCGTGCAAGACCACGCTCGCCTCGCGTACGACAACGTGCAGAAACTGATGGGGTTGCTGCAGTAACCGAAAAGGCCGATCTGACCGGCAGTCT from the Bacillota bacterium genome contains:
- the aroA gene encoding 3-phosphoshikimate 1-carboxyvinyltransferase, whose amino-acid sequence is MTRSPWSWQPPGSIAVVSPPPAPVDADIVVPGSKSFTNRALLVAALAEGDSTLTGVLRSDDSYWAVQVLRQLGVAVQVDGTTVHVRGCGGRWPVTEGTLYVGSAGTLARFLPPVLAAAPEGQWIVDGSEQLRRRPIVPLVDALRQLGARVDYVSVPGQFPLRVTAGLPGGSAVVSGNISSQFVSGLLLGAPYARAPVHIQVSDGLVQPAYVGITIALMRAFGVDVAHDSEYTTLHVAPRVYRGRAFTLEADASTACYFLTLAALTGGRVRVCNVGVDSLQPDARFVDVLEAMGCAVRRGAGFLEVKGPKRLRGNLTVDMKPMSDQALTLGVAAVFADGPVRVRGVAHIRGHESDRIHVFCTQMARLGIRADELEDGFVVYPGSPAPGPALDPHDDHRQAMAFALLGARVPGIRILDPGCVSKTCPSFFLMLSRLGVDVRFAD